From Psychroflexus torquis ATCC 700755, the proteins below share one genomic window:
- a CDS encoding 5'-nucleotidase C-terminal domain-containing protein translates to MRKFLILFFISISFWSCSKHPTILVKTDGELVRISDSIEKNKELEDFILPYRKRIQEEMSAVLSYTPKAMFKSDTKLNTPLGNMMSDAVLEMANPIFEKRTGHKIDVVILNYGGIRSGINAGEVTTRTAYNIMPFENEVVIAELASEELKALVNYLVKNKVAHPIAGLQISLDAEGLLKEVKVNGEHIQNKNYYVATSDYLIKGGDRMEFFKKSKSVHSLDYKLRNLFIDYFKKKDTIAPKQDNRFTKLQN, encoded by the coding sequence ATGCGTAAGTTTCTAATTCTTTTTTTTATAAGTATTTCTTTTTGGTCCTGCTCAAAACATCCTACTATTCTTGTTAAGACAGATGGAGAACTGGTGCGAATTTCAGATTCGATAGAAAAAAATAAAGAGCTTGAAGACTTTATCTTACCCTACAGAAAACGTATCCAAGAAGAAATGAGCGCCGTTTTGTCCTACACCCCAAAAGCAATGTTCAAATCGGATACAAAGTTAAACACCCCTTTAGGGAATATGATGTCTGATGCTGTTCTTGAAATGGCCAATCCTATTTTTGAAAAACGAACTGGCCATAAAATAGATGTTGTGATCTTAAATTATGGTGGAATTCGTTCTGGCATCAATGCTGGAGAGGTGACCACAAGGACCGCTTATAATATTATGCCTTTTGAAAACGAAGTCGTTATCGCTGAATTAGCTTCAGAAGAACTTAAAGCATTGGTGAATTATTTAGTTAAAAATAAAGTCGCTCACCCCATCGCTGGTCTTCAAATTTCTCTAGATGCTGAAGGCCTTCTTAAAGAGGTGAAAGTGAATGGGGAACACATTCAGAATAAAAATTACTACGTTGCCACTTCCGACTACCTCATAAAAGGCGGAGACCGTATGGAATTCTTTAAAAAATCAAAAAGCGTACACTCCTTAGATTATAAGTTAAGAAACTTGTTTATAGATTATTTTAAAAAGAAAGACACCATAGCTCCAAAACAGGATAATCGCTTTACCAAACTTCAAAACTAG
- the prmC gene encoding peptide chain release factor N(5)-glutamine methyltransferase, with translation MTDLKKLKQDFFKALQPIYEGGEISNFFKWLAEDLLDLKTHDLLLESEANLDSKKLVEFKKAQSRLEAQEPIHYILGYTEFFGLRFRVNTSVLIPRPETEELVEWILEDQKFSKSQLSILDLGTGSGCIPIALAKHLPQAKLKALDISSEALKLAELNSEDNNTKIEYTQADLLTLKHLPEEIDIVVSNPPYVKFNEQAQMQDNVLKNEPHLALFVKDSDPLIFYRRIAELTSKMRKRPLVYVEINQNLAEETRQLFKSFGFQSLELRKDFRGNYRMLKAY, from the coding sequence ATGACTGATCTTAAAAAACTAAAGCAAGACTTTTTTAAAGCTCTTCAGCCCATTTATGAAGGAGGAGAGATTTCTAATTTCTTTAAGTGGTTGGCAGAAGACCTTCTGGATTTAAAAACTCATGATTTGCTTTTAGAATCTGAAGCGAATCTAGATTCTAAAAAATTAGTAGAGTTTAAGAAGGCTCAATCTCGACTTGAAGCACAAGAACCTATACACTATATCTTAGGTTATACTGAATTTTTTGGGCTTCGTTTTAGAGTCAATACCAGTGTATTGATTCCAAGACCAGAAACCGAAGAATTAGTAGAATGGATTTTAGAAGATCAGAAATTTTCAAAGTCTCAGTTGTCTATATTAGATTTAGGGACGGGGAGCGGTTGTATTCCTATTGCTTTAGCTAAGCACCTACCTCAGGCTAAACTCAAGGCTCTAGATATTTCATCAGAAGCCTTAAAGCTAGCAGAATTAAATTCAGAAGATAATAACACCAAAATCGAGTATACTCAAGCCGATTTATTGACCTTGAAGCATCTTCCAGAGGAAATTGATATTGTGGTTTCCAATCCTCCTTATGTAAAATTCAATGAGCAAGCTCAAATGCAGGATAATGTTCTTAAAAACGAGCCGCATTTGGCTTTGTTTGTGAAGGATAGCGATCCTTTAATTTTTTATAGAAGAATTGCAGAACTGACTTCCAAAATGAGAAAAAGGCCTTTGGTTTATGTGGAAATCAATCAAAATTTAGCAGAAGAAACACGCCAATTGTTCAAAAGTTTTGGTTTTCAAAGCCTGGAGTTGAGGAAAGATTTCCGTGGGAATTACAGAATGCTAAAAGCTTATTAA
- a CDS encoding bifunctional metallophosphatase/5'-nucleotidase: MNRLKFIKTTGAATTFTAVGGLGLLRAFQAKPFTKHLTILHTNDVHSHIDPFPKNDSQYPSLGGVSRRYSYIEKVKAENPNTLILDAGDSFQGTPYFNFHGGELEFKLMSKMGYHASTIGNHEFDNGIDNIATQLEHANFDMLNTNYNLENTILNGLVKPHQIYEVNGLTIGVFALGIELDGLVSQDLYKETKYLDPIEIAQEQIKILKQDLNCDIVICLSHLGYSYKSNKIDDLKLAAQTKNLDLIIGGHTHTFLDKPTVVENAEGKAVLVNQVGWAGINVGRIDFYFDDKELKEQKSLVMEV; the protein is encoded by the coding sequence ATGAACCGATTAAAATTTATAAAAACGACAGGAGCAGCAACAACATTCACAGCAGTGGGTGGCCTCGGCTTATTGAGAGCTTTCCAAGCTAAGCCTTTCACCAAACACCTTACTATTTTGCATACTAATGATGTGCACAGTCACATCGATCCCTTTCCCAAGAATGACAGTCAGTATCCCAGTCTTGGTGGTGTGTCAAGACGGTATAGCTATATTGAGAAGGTAAAGGCCGAAAATCCAAACACCTTAATTTTGGATGCTGGAGATTCCTTTCAAGGAACACCGTATTTCAATTTTCATGGAGGTGAGTTAGAGTTTAAACTCATGAGTAAAATGGGATACCATGCCTCCACAATTGGCAATCATGAGTTTGATAATGGGATTGATAATATAGCCACTCAACTTGAACATGCTAATTTCGATATGCTGAATACCAATTACAATTTGGAGAACACAATCCTAAATGGACTCGTCAAACCCCATCAGATTTACGAAGTCAATGGCTTAACTATTGGTGTTTTTGCACTCGGTATTGAACTTGATGGATTGGTTTCTCAAGACTTGTATAAAGAAACAAAATACCTAGACCCTATTGAGATAGCTCAAGAGCAGATCAAAATTTTAAAACAAGATCTCAATTGCGATATCGTAATTTGTTTATCGCATTTGGGCTATAGCTATAAATCTAATAAGATTGATGATTTAAAGCTCGCTGCACAGACCAAAAATCTTGACCTTATCATAGGAGGACATACTCATACTTTTTTGGATAAGCCTACTGTGGTTGAAAATGCAGAGGGTAAAGCTGTATTGGTCAACCAAGTGGGGTGGGCAGGCATAAACGTTGGCCGAATTGACTTTTACTTTGACGATAAAGAGCTAAAAGAACAAAAGAGCTTGGTGATGGAAGTCTAG
- a CDS encoding peptidase M61 has protein sequence MKKIIFVIGIMAIITSCKSISKSENKLVVVDIFLNEIENDRVKVSINPGPIQADSLKFYLPKTVPGTYAVNDYGQFSDDLIAVDYDGNEISITHSDENMWTISNSQNFDKLTYYVEDTFDIEGEGGVFSPAGTNFEAGDNFMLNLHAMVGYFENAKEIPYKINIHRPSNLTASASLPVTNQTDQGTHITDEFSTSRYFGVIDHPILYSVPDTTSFDIEGMKVLLSIHSPNNVHTTKDLKPALEKMVQAQKSFLGEIDNTNVYAILLYLSDMENPDARGFGALEHHTSTSVVLPETMTLPQLEESMTDVVSHEFFHIITPLNIHSNEVHYFDYNDPKMSKHLWLYEGVTEYFANLFQINQSLISEEDFYKRMNGKIETSRAFDDTMSFTTMSENILDDKYKDSYYNVYQKGALIGMALDIRLRELSGGTMGILDLMKKLISKYGKDTPFEDDALIPEIVSLTYPEIQEFFEAYVEGNTPIPYDDFFAKVGVEKTESVGKTGYFLDGRTPFIDVDQDNGSVFFRESYPMNSFFKELGVKGGDEIKSINGTDYTLENIRNLISTSMAWGEGEDFKMTVERNGEELIFEGKTTQPFTNKTSLQSEELEETDPKFQLRQAWLKG, from the coding sequence ATGAAAAAAATAATTTTTGTCATAGGAATTATGGCTATAATCACCAGTTGTAAATCGATTTCCAAATCAGAAAACAAACTAGTAGTAGTCGATATTTTTCTAAATGAGATTGAAAACGATAGAGTAAAAGTCTCTATAAATCCTGGTCCAATTCAGGCCGATTCTCTTAAGTTTTATTTGCCTAAAACAGTGCCAGGAACTTATGCTGTAAATGATTACGGACAGTTTTCTGATGACTTAATTGCTGTTGATTATGATGGGAATGAAATATCTATCACTCATAGCGATGAGAACATGTGGACCATTTCCAATTCTCAAAATTTCGATAAGCTGACGTATTATGTCGAAGATACCTTCGATATTGAGGGAGAGGGCGGCGTGTTTTCTCCAGCAGGAACCAATTTTGAGGCTGGTGATAATTTTATGCTCAATTTGCATGCAATGGTCGGCTATTTTGAGAATGCAAAGGAAATCCCTTATAAAATCAATATCCATAGACCCTCAAATCTAACAGCTTCTGCTTCTTTGCCAGTAACAAATCAAACCGACCAAGGAACTCATATCACTGATGAATTTTCTACTAGCCGATATTTTGGAGTGATAGATCATCCTATTCTATATTCCGTACCGGATACGACAAGTTTTGATATTGAAGGGATGAAAGTACTTTTAAGCATACATTCTCCAAACAATGTTCACACCACTAAAGATTTGAAACCAGCTTTAGAAAAAATGGTTCAAGCTCAAAAATCCTTCTTAGGTGAAATCGATAATACAAATGTATATGCTATTTTATTGTATTTATCGGATATGGAAAACCCTGATGCTCGAGGATTTGGTGCTTTAGAACATCATACCTCTACGAGTGTCGTTCTGCCAGAAACCATGACTCTACCTCAGCTTGAAGAATCTATGACAGACGTGGTCTCGCATGAGTTTTTTCATATCATTACTCCATTGAATATTCATTCTAACGAAGTTCACTATTTTGATTATAATGATCCTAAAATGTCCAAGCACCTTTGGCTGTATGAGGGAGTTACTGAATATTTTGCTAATCTGTTTCAAATTAACCAAAGTCTTATTTCTGAAGAGGATTTTTATAAGCGGATGAACGGTAAGATTGAAACCTCAAGAGCTTTTGATGATACCATGTCGTTTACGACGATGAGTGAGAATATCCTTGATGATAAGTATAAAGACAGTTACTATAACGTATATCAAAAAGGAGCCCTTATAGGGATGGCTTTGGATATTCGTCTTAGGGAATTAAGCGGAGGAACAATGGGGATTTTAGACCTAATGAAAAAGTTGATTTCTAAGTATGGAAAAGACACACCGTTTGAAGATGATGCCTTGATTCCTGAAATTGTAAGTTTAACGTATCCTGAAATACAAGAATTTTTTGAGGCCTATGTGGAGGGAAATACTCCGATTCCTTATGATGATTTTTTTGCCAAAGTAGGAGTTGAGAAAACGGAGAGTGTTGGTAAAACAGGCTATTTTTTAGATGGAAGAACTCCATTTATAGACGTCGATCAAGATAATGGCTCAGTCTTTTTTAGAGAAAGTTACCCTATGAATTCGTTTTTCAAAGAGCTAGGTGTAAAAGGTGGAGATGAGATCAAATCTATTAATGGAACTGATTATACTCTAGAAAATATAAGAAATTTAATTTCGACTTCTATGGCTTGGGGAGAGGGAGAAGACTTTAAAATGACTGTGGAAAGGAATGGTGAAGAGCTTATTTTTGAGGGTAAAACCACTCAGCCTTTCACAAACAAAACCAGTTTACAGTCAGAAGAACTAGAAGAAACTGATCCTAAATTTCAATTGAGACAAGCTTGGCTAAAAGGCTAG
- a CDS encoding DUF6913 domain-containing protein, whose translation MLNSIKTYFLNKSLSSKRSVQAEELSDKVGILYNDDIADRYQLQQLVEKNFKINSEDISFLGFSRHRYDKVEKPEYIFTTKDFTLFGKPKSKAIDEFLKTNYKLLFNYFGKEEVCLEVLAHLSEAKLKVGLQEADERVNDFLLNIDSKNLDFFKESSKYIKQII comes from the coding sequence GTGTTAAACTCTATAAAAACGTATTTTTTAAATAAAAGCCTATCTTCCAAAAGATCAGTTCAAGCTGAAGAATTAAGTGATAAGGTTGGAATTTTATATAATGATGATATAGCAGATAGATATCAGCTGCAGCAACTTGTTGAGAAGAACTTTAAGATCAATTCTGAGGATATCAGTTTTCTAGGTTTTAGCCGTCATAGGTATGACAAGGTAGAAAAACCAGAATACATCTTTACAACAAAGGATTTTACCCTGTTTGGAAAACCTAAATCTAAAGCCATTGATGAGTTTTTAAAAACAAATTATAAATTGCTTTTTAATTATTTTGGTAAAGAGGAGGTGTGCTTAGAGGTTTTAGCTCATCTCAGCGAGGCTAAGCTGAAAGTAGGATTACAAGAGGCGGACGAAAGAGTAAATGATTTTTTATTGAATATAGATTCTAAAAATCTTGATTTTTTTAAAGAAAGTTCTAAATATATAAAGCAAATAATTTAA
- the dapA gene encoding 4-hydroxy-tetrahydrodipicolinate synthase, with translation MKQFLGTGVALVTPFTRKNEIDENALRKLVQFQIKNGVDYIVVLGTTAESATLSKVEKETVKNIIKSENNGQLSLVLGLGGNSTSQVVEDLAQENLEGFDAILSVSPFYNKPSQEGIYQHFSEVSKASKLPLIVYNVPGRTGSNMLPLTVTRLAKDFDNIIGIKEAAGDIVQAMAIIRDTPDDFLVISGDDMLALPMVLAGGAGVISVMAQGYPAEFSKMLNLGREGNVKEAFTIQFRLMDGIDLIFKEGNPAGIKAVFELKNLCESGVRLPLVEASSILKSALKVFNSQMK, from the coding sequence ATGAAGCAGTTTTTAGGAACAGGGGTGGCTTTAGTAACGCCTTTTACAAGAAAAAATGAAATTGACGAAAATGCTTTAAGAAAATTGGTTCAATTCCAAATTAAGAATGGCGTAGATTATATAGTTGTTTTAGGAACTACAGCAGAAAGCGCGACTCTTTCTAAAGTAGAAAAGGAGACTGTAAAAAATATTATTAAATCTGAAAACAACGGTCAACTCTCACTTGTTCTTGGGTTGGGAGGAAACAGCACCTCTCAGGTGGTCGAAGATTTAGCTCAAGAAAATCTAGAAGGCTTTGATGCTATTTTATCGGTGTCTCCTTTTTATAATAAACCGAGCCAAGAAGGAATCTACCAACATTTCTCTGAAGTCTCCAAAGCGTCGAAGCTTCCACTTATAGTGTATAATGTGCCAGGGAGAACAGGATCCAATATGCTGCCTTTAACAGTAACTCGTCTAGCAAAGGACTTCGATAATATTATAGGCATTAAAGAAGCAGCCGGTGATATAGTCCAAGCTATGGCAATAATAAGGGACACACCAGATGATTTTTTGGTGATTTCTGGAGATGATATGCTTGCATTACCCATGGTTTTAGCTGGAGGTGCAGGAGTTATTTCTGTGATGGCACAAGGCTATCCAGCCGAATTTTCTAAAATGCTAAACTTGGGTAGAGAGGGAAATGTAAAGGAAGCCTTTACTATTCAGTTTCGATTGATGGATGGTATCGATCTTATTTTTAAAGAAGGAAATCCTGCTGGTATAAAAGCGGTTTTTGAACTTAAAAATTTATGTGAATCGGGTGTTAGGTTGCCTTTGGTAGAAGCAAGTTCAATATTAAAATCAGCATTAAAGGTTTTCAATAGTCAGATGAAATAA
- a CDS encoding outer membrane protein assembly factor BamD, translating to MKSIVLLLLVVISFSSCSEYQKVLKKDEIALKYEMAKSMYDKGLEKGKGKYYTKAIRLFEQILPQYKGKPSGETVSYMNANSHYLLGDYFLSGYLFERFSKSYPNSVKAEEAHYKSAVSYYEVSPIYSKDQEDTQTAMTKLQFYINTYPDGEFFEESNSKIQELSSKIEKKYYEISKQYHHTERYKSAIESFDNYILKFPGTKFREQAFFYKFESAYILAINSIVILVPERLAEAQTYYEDYSKYYTGTEISEQAMIYAKDIEERTNTQTEL from the coding sequence ATGAAATCAATAGTTTTACTTTTACTGGTTGTAATTTCTTTCTCCTCTTGCAGTGAGTATCAGAAAGTGTTGAAAAAAGATGAGATTGCGCTAAAATATGAAATGGCAAAGTCTATGTACGATAAAGGTTTAGAGAAGGGGAAGGGTAAATATTATACCAAAGCTATTCGGCTTTTCGAGCAAATCTTACCTCAATATAAAGGCAAGCCATCAGGTGAAACGGTAAGTTATATGAATGCTAATTCACATTATTTATTAGGAGATTATTTTTTATCTGGCTACTTGTTTGAACGCTTTTCAAAGTCTTACCCCAACAGTGTAAAGGCGGAAGAAGCGCATTATAAAAGTGCAGTAAGCTATTATGAAGTTTCGCCCATCTACAGTAAAGACCAAGAGGATACACAGACTGCTATGACCAAGCTTCAGTTTTATATCAATACCTATCCCGATGGAGAATTTTTTGAAGAATCTAATTCTAAGATTCAAGAATTAAGCTCAAAAATTGAAAAGAAATATTATGAGATTTCTAAGCAATACCATCATACCGAACGGTATAAGTCTGCGATAGAATCTTTCGATAACTATATACTGAAATTCCCAGGAACCAAATTTAGAGAGCAAGCTTTTTTCTACAAATTTGAATCTGCTTATATTTTAGCCATCAATAGTATTGTTATATTGGTTCCGGAACGACTCGCTGAAGCTCAAACTTACTACGAAGATTATTCAAAATATTACACCGGCACAGAAATATCTGAACAAGCAATGATCTACGCCAAAGACATAGAAGAACGAACAAATACACAAACTGAATTATGA
- the ligA gene encoding NAD-dependent DNA ligase LigA yields the protein MSIQDQIENLRQELHEHNYKYYVLDAPEISDYDFDMKLNALQELEKTHPEYKDPNSPTMRVGGEVTKNFKTVVHDFPMYSLSNSYSKEDLEDWQTRVQKIIEEPVEFTCELKYDGASISLTYEDGEFLRAVTRGDGTQGDEVTHNVKTIRSVPLKLKGDNYPRRFDIRGEIVLPYKGFAKMNAERVELGEEPYANPRNTTSGSLKLQDSAEVAKRPLLCLLYNLTGENLGVSTQMESLNKSREWGFNVPKEAKLTKSIDEVFAYINYWDEHRHDLPYETDGVVIKVNSLQQQEELGYTAKSPRWAMAYKFKAEQVSTTLNQITYQVGRTGAITPVANLDPIQLAGTTVKRASLHNADQIEKLDIREGDVVFVEKGGEIIPKIIGVDFKKRDSESSQPTVYLKECPECETPLERKEGEALHFCPNTEGCPPQIIGRIQHFISRKAMDIEGLGGETVALLVREDLIEDYADLYTLRKEDVLPLERMAEKSAVNLIKGVEASKDIPFERVLYGLGIRYVGETVAKKLVKAFKSIDVLASASLENLVAVDEIGERIAQSVVDFFKDDANKLRIDRLRNYGLNLEISEEEMEGQSNTLIDLTLVISGVFLKVSRRELQDLIEKHGGKNTSSISKKTDYLVAGENMGPSKLAKAENLGVKIITEDEFLTMVGN from the coding sequence ATGAGCATTCAAGATCAAATTGAAAATTTACGTCAAGAACTTCACGAGCACAATTACAAGTATTATGTCTTGGATGCTCCAGAGATTTCCGACTATGATTTTGATATGAAGTTGAATGCGCTCCAAGAGCTAGAAAAGACCCATCCAGAATATAAGGATCCCAATTCGCCAACGATGCGAGTAGGTGGAGAGGTCACCAAAAACTTTAAGACGGTAGTTCACGATTTCCCGATGTATTCTTTGTCGAATTCCTATTCCAAAGAAGATTTGGAAGATTGGCAAACACGTGTCCAAAAAATAATTGAAGAGCCTGTTGAATTCACTTGTGAACTTAAATACGACGGGGCTTCTATTAGTTTAACTTACGAAGATGGTGAATTTTTGAGAGCCGTAACTCGTGGGGATGGAACACAAGGGGACGAGGTTACCCATAATGTAAAAACCATACGATCTGTTCCGTTAAAATTGAAAGGGGATAATTACCCTCGCCGATTTGATATTCGAGGAGAAATCGTGTTACCCTATAAAGGCTTTGCTAAAATGAATGCAGAACGAGTAGAGTTGGGAGAAGAACCTTATGCTAATCCTAGGAACACCACTTCAGGGAGTTTAAAATTGCAAGACAGTGCAGAAGTTGCTAAGCGTCCTTTATTGTGTTTACTTTATAATCTCACGGGGGAAAATCTAGGCGTGAGTACCCAAATGGAAAGTTTAAACAAGTCCAGAGAATGGGGATTTAATGTTCCTAAAGAAGCAAAGCTTACCAAATCGATTGATGAGGTGTTTGCTTATATCAACTATTGGGATGAGCACCGCCACGATTTACCTTACGAAACCGATGGCGTGGTTATTAAAGTCAATAGTTTACAACAACAAGAGGAGCTTGGTTATACGGCAAAATCTCCTCGATGGGCCATGGCCTATAAGTTCAAAGCAGAGCAAGTGTCAACCACTCTAAATCAGATCACCTATCAGGTTGGAAGAACAGGAGCTATTACTCCTGTCGCTAATCTCGACCCTATTCAATTGGCAGGAACTACCGTGAAAAGAGCTTCACTCCATAATGCAGACCAGATCGAAAAACTAGACATTAGAGAAGGAGACGTGGTTTTTGTAGAAAAAGGAGGAGAGATTATTCCGAAAATCATCGGTGTAGATTTTAAAAAACGCGATTCGGAGTCTTCTCAGCCTACTGTTTATTTAAAAGAATGTCCAGAATGTGAAACCCCTTTGGAGAGAAAGGAAGGAGAAGCCTTACATTTTTGCCCAAATACCGAGGGGTGTCCTCCTCAAATTATAGGGAGGATACAGCATTTTATTTCTCGAAAAGCTATGGATATAGAAGGGCTTGGAGGCGAAACGGTGGCGCTATTGGTAAGGGAAGATTTAATTGAGGACTACGCCGACTTGTATACGTTAAGAAAAGAAGATGTTCTTCCTTTGGAGCGCATGGCAGAAAAGTCTGCTGTAAATTTAATTAAGGGTGTTGAAGCCTCAAAAGACATCCCTTTTGAGCGGGTCCTTTACGGTCTTGGGATTCGATACGTAGGTGAAACTGTAGCTAAAAAGCTTGTGAAAGCTTTTAAAAGTATAGATGTACTGGCTTCTGCAAGTCTAGAAAACCTTGTAGCTGTAGACGAAATAGGAGAACGCATAGCACAAAGTGTCGTTGACTTTTTCAAGGATGATGCTAACAAACTTCGCATTGACCGTTTGAGAAACTACGGTCTTAATCTCGAAATTTCTGAAGAAGAAATGGAGGGGCAAAGCAATACGTTAATAGATCTTACTTTAGTGATTTCGGGAGTCTTTCTAAAAGTCTCACGTAGAGAACTTCAAGACCTTATCGAAAAGCATGGGGGTAAAAATACCAGCTCTATTTCTAAAAAAACAGATTATCTGGTTGCTGGAGAAAACATGGGACCTAGCAAGTTAGCCAAAGCTGAAAATCTAGGGGTAAAAATTATCACTGAAGATGAGTTTTTAACGATGGTTGGCAATTGA
- a CDS encoding monovalent cation:proton antiporter family protein translates to MEIPLLKEIVIVLGISIVIILAFQKIKVPSILGFLMAGIIVGPSAFNLLSSTHEVELLSEIGIIFLLFIIGIELSFSGLMKIRKTVFIGGGLQVGGTILITALVSIALGVEINTAVFIGFLISLSSTAIVLKMLQEKGEIESPHGRVALGILIFQDIIVVPMMLLTPILAGKSDNIGETLLILLVKLIGVGAVVFVLQRYIVPFVFKLVVKSKNRELFILTTIVFCFSVAWLTSSVGLSLALGAFFAGLIISESEYSHQATANVLPFREIFISFFFISVGSLLDLSFFINNVIYILLFVLAVLLIKMLVVAVVTFILKTQPRTTFMSALSIFQVGEFSLLLSTVGLQNDLLPNELYQYFLSVSIITMALTPFILQKSHKFTDFLLVAAIPKGVRKRLNNRKLEQSSSEVDQVQEWSDHVVIIGYGINGQNISRVTSHIDIPYVIVDMDYDAIEEAKRKNQPIVFGDAADPEILKHINIQKARVVVIAISDPSATKKIISSVRLFSQTVYIIVRTRFVKEIDENMKVGADEVIPEEFETSIEIFTRVLKQYMITQSDIENIVTSIRSYDYQMLTSIKPTSKNAMFQQLDIPNKEVATLHVQHGDNDIAGKSIVDSGMGKKYNVTVLAIKRGRKYISEIQPTTKIEIDDLVYIFGTSQDINTLNKVIKF, encoded by the coding sequence ATGGAAATCCCCTTATTAAAAGAAATTGTCATTGTCTTAGGTATTTCCATTGTCATTATTTTGGCATTTCAAAAGATAAAGGTGCCTTCTATTCTTGGGTTCTTGATGGCGGGAATAATTGTAGGGCCTAGTGCGTTCAATTTATTAAGCTCGACTCATGAAGTAGAATTGCTTTCAGAAATTGGGATAATTTTCCTACTTTTTATCATTGGAATTGAGCTATCGTTTAGTGGGCTCATGAAAATCCGAAAGACTGTTTTTATAGGTGGAGGTCTGCAAGTAGGAGGAACTATACTGATAACAGCCTTAGTTTCTATTGCGTTAGGTGTCGAAATTAATACTGCTGTTTTTATAGGATTTTTAATTTCTCTTAGTAGTACAGCTATTGTTCTTAAGATGCTTCAGGAAAAAGGGGAGATAGAGTCTCCTCATGGGAGAGTGGCTTTAGGGATTCTTATTTTTCAAGATATAATTGTTGTTCCAATGATGTTGCTAACGCCCATTTTGGCTGGGAAATCTGATAATATTGGGGAAACCTTACTTATTCTCTTAGTAAAACTAATAGGAGTTGGTGCTGTGGTCTTTGTACTTCAAAGATATATAGTTCCGTTTGTTTTCAAATTAGTCGTTAAATCCAAGAATAGAGAGTTATTTATATTAACCACAATCGTCTTTTGTTTTTCTGTGGCTTGGTTAACGTCCTCTGTGGGACTCTCTTTAGCGCTTGGTGCATTTTTCGCAGGTTTGATTATCTCTGAATCAGAATATAGCCATCAAGCTACAGCTAACGTCTTACCGTTTCGGGAAATCTTTATCAGTTTCTTTTTTATCTCTGTGGGCTCATTGCTAGATCTTTCTTTTTTTATAAATAATGTCATTTATATCTTACTCTTCGTGCTTGCGGTCCTCCTAATCAAGATGCTAGTGGTCGCTGTTGTGACGTTCATTTTAAAAACTCAACCGCGAACTACTTTTATGTCTGCATTGAGTATTTTCCAAGTTGGAGAATTCTCTCTTTTACTCTCTACGGTGGGCCTTCAAAACGATTTATTGCCCAATGAATTATATCAATATTTCCTATCTGTTTCTATTATTACAATGGCATTAACGCCATTCATTCTTCAAAAATCTCATAAATTTACAGATTTTTTACTCGTAGCGGCCATTCCTAAAGGCGTAAGGAAACGGCTTAATAATAGAAAGCTAGAGCAAAGTAGTAGTGAAGTAGACCAGGTGCAGGAATGGTCAGACCATGTGGTTATTATCGGGTACGGAATCAATGGCCAAAATATCTCTAGAGTGACCTCTCATATAGATATCCCTTATGTTATTGTGGATATGGATTACGATGCTATAGAAGAGGCTAAACGAAAAAACCAACCTATTGTTTTTGGAGATGCAGCAGATCCAGAAATTCTTAAGCATATCAATATTCAAAAAGCTAGAGTAGTGGTGATCGCAATCTCAGATCCTAGTGCTACCAAAAAAATCATCTCTTCCGTAAGATTATTTTCTCAAACTGTTTATATCATTGTAAGAACACGGTTTGTAAAAGAAATTGACGAAAATATGAAAGTGGGAGCAGATGAAGTTATTCCTGAAGAATTTGAAACTTCTATCGAAATTTTCACACGGGTGCTCAAACAATATATGATTACCCAAAGTGATATTGAGAATATTGTCACCAGTATAAGATCATATGACTATCAGATGCTTACCAGTATAAAACCAACGTCTAAGAATGCGATGTTTCAACAATTAGATATTCCAAATAAGGAGGTGGCAACGCTTCATGTGCAACACGGTGATAATGATATTGCTGGGAAATCTATAGTGGACTCTGGTATGGGTAAAAAATATAATGTTACTGTTTTGGCTATTAAACGTGGACGAAAATATATTTCAGAGATCCAGCCTACTACCAAAATTGAAATTGATGATCTGGTTTATATTTTTGGGACTTCACAAGACATCAATACTTTAAACAAAGTGATAAAATTTTAA